From a single Nicotiana tomentosiformis chromosome 2, ASM39032v3, whole genome shotgun sequence genomic region:
- the LOC104105967 gene encoding uridine kinase-like protein 5 isoform X2 encodes MDSQMASAWKSSVENHFSLQSNAAPDTAQVPLKVPFVIGVAGGTASGKTTVCNMIMSQLQNQRVVLINQEAFYHPLTAEQLEKVHDYNFDHPDAFNTELLLSCMEKLKHGQAISIPNYDFKSHRSIEAARVVNPSDVIILDGILILHDPRVREIMNMKIFVDSDSDVRLARRIRRDTVERNRNIQYVLDQYAKYVKPGFEDFIHPTKKYADVIIPRGADNDVAIDLIVQHIRTKLGQHHLCKIYSNVFVIHSTFQMRGMHTLVRNAKTTKHDFVFYADRLIRLVVEHGLGHLPFTEKQITTPTGSVYSGVVFCKSLCGVSIIRSGESMENALRACCKGIKIGKILIHREGKSGRQKTKHAFIKWLKELFPIHTDNFSSFTLVL; translated from the exons ATGGACTCTCAAATGGCCTCTGCTTGGAAGAGCAGCGTCGAAAATCACTTTTCGCTTCAATCAAATGCTGCCCCGGACACTGCACAAGTGCCGTTGAAGGTACCTTTCGTTATTG GTGTTGCTGGAGGGACTGCATCTGGCAAAACAACTGTTTGCAATATGATTATGTCACAGCTTCAGAATCAACGCGTCGTACTAATCAATCAA GAAGCATTTTATCATCCATTAACTGCAGAGCAGTTAGAGAAAGTTCACGACTACAACTTTGATCATCCTG ATGCCTTTAACACTGAGCTTCTGCTATCATGTATGGAAAAATTAAAACATGGACAAGCAATTAGCATCCCCAATTATGATTTCAAGAGCCATAGAAGCATTGAAGCAGCCCGTGTG GTCAATCCCTCAGATGTCATCATTTTAGATGGAATTCTTATTCTACATGATCCTCGTGTACGTGAAATCATGAACATGAAGATCTTTGTTGATTCAG ACTCTGATGTGCGGCTGGCCAGGAGGATACGACGAGATACTGTTGAGAGGAACAGAAACATCCAATACGTGCTAGACCAA TATGCAAAATATGTTAAACCTGGTTTTGAGGACTTCATTCATCCAACAAAGAAATATGCTGATGTAATAATTCCACGAGGAGCAGATAATGATGTTGCAATCGACTTAATAGTTCAACATATTCGTACAAAGCTTGGACAGCACCACCTTTGCAAAAtatattcaaatgtatttgtTATACATTCCACATTTCAG ATGCGTGGGATGCACACGCTTGTACGAAATGCAAAAACAACCAAGCATGACTTTGTTTTTTATGCTGACCGCCTTATACGATTG GTTGTGGAGCATGGTCTTGGTCATCTTCCTTTTACTGAGAAGCAGATAACCACTCCTACAG GATCTGTTTACAGTGGTGTCGTTTTCTGTAAAAGCTTGTGTGGAGTGTCGATCATTAGAAG TGGAGAAAGCATGGAAAATGCATTGAGGGCTTGCTGCAAGGGAATCAAAATCGGCAAAATTTTAATCCACAGGGAGGGTAAAAGTGGCAGGCAG AAAACAAAGCACGCCTTTATAAAGTGGTTGAAAGAGTTGTTTCCAATCCATACAGACAATTTCTCCTCATTCACACTTGTACTTTGA
- the LOC104105967 gene encoding uridine kinase-like protein 5 isoform X1: MDSQMASAWKSSVENHFSLQSNAAPDTAQVPLKVPFVIGVAGGTASGKTTVCNMIMSQLQNQRVVLINQEAFYHPLTAEQLEKVHDYNFDHPDAFNTELLLSCMEKLKHGQAISIPNYDFKSHRSIEAARVVNPSDVIILDGILILHDPRVREIMNMKIFVDSDSDVRLARRIRRDTVERNRNIQYVLDQYAKYVKPGFEDFIHPTKKYADVIIPRGADNDVAIDLIVQHIRTKLGQHHLCKIYSNVFVIHSTFQMRGMHTLVRNAKTTKHDFVFYADRLIRLVVEHGLGHLPFTEKQITTPTGSVYSGVVFCKSLCGVSIIRSGESMENALRACCKGIKIGKILIHREGKSGRQLIYEKLPKDIASRHVLLLDPVLATGNSAVKAISVLLSKGVPESNIIFLNLISAPEGLHAVCNKFPRLKIVTSEIDTTLNKDLHVIPGMGEFGDRYFGTGSRVTPP, from the exons ATGGACTCTCAAATGGCCTCTGCTTGGAAGAGCAGCGTCGAAAATCACTTTTCGCTTCAATCAAATGCTGCCCCGGACACTGCACAAGTGCCGTTGAAGGTACCTTTCGTTATTG GTGTTGCTGGAGGGACTGCATCTGGCAAAACAACTGTTTGCAATATGATTATGTCACAGCTTCAGAATCAACGCGTCGTACTAATCAATCAA GAAGCATTTTATCATCCATTAACTGCAGAGCAGTTAGAGAAAGTTCACGACTACAACTTTGATCATCCTG ATGCCTTTAACACTGAGCTTCTGCTATCATGTATGGAAAAATTAAAACATGGACAAGCAATTAGCATCCCCAATTATGATTTCAAGAGCCATAGAAGCATTGAAGCAGCCCGTGTG GTCAATCCCTCAGATGTCATCATTTTAGATGGAATTCTTATTCTACATGATCCTCGTGTACGTGAAATCATGAACATGAAGATCTTTGTTGATTCAG ACTCTGATGTGCGGCTGGCCAGGAGGATACGACGAGATACTGTTGAGAGGAACAGAAACATCCAATACGTGCTAGACCAA TATGCAAAATATGTTAAACCTGGTTTTGAGGACTTCATTCATCCAACAAAGAAATATGCTGATGTAATAATTCCACGAGGAGCAGATAATGATGTTGCAATCGACTTAATAGTTCAACATATTCGTACAAAGCTTGGACAGCACCACCTTTGCAAAAtatattcaaatgtatttgtTATACATTCCACATTTCAG ATGCGTGGGATGCACACGCTTGTACGAAATGCAAAAACAACCAAGCATGACTTTGTTTTTTATGCTGACCGCCTTATACGATTG GTTGTGGAGCATGGTCTTGGTCATCTTCCTTTTACTGAGAAGCAGATAACCACTCCTACAG GATCTGTTTACAGTGGTGTCGTTTTCTGTAAAAGCTTGTGTGGAGTGTCGATCATTAGAAG TGGAGAAAGCATGGAAAATGCATTGAGGGCTTGCTGCAAGGGAATCAAAATCGGCAAAATTTTAATCCACAGGGAGGGTAAAAGTGGCAGGCAG TTGATCTACGAGAAGCTACCAAAAGATATTGCAAGTCGCCATGTTTTGCTGCTTGATCCAGTACTAGCTACAG GGAATTCTGCAGTGAAAGCTATTTCTGTGCTTCTTAGCAAAGGTGTACCAGAGTCTAACATCATTTTCTTAAACCTGATATCA GCGCCTGAAGGATTACACGCTGTATGCAACAAATTCCCAAGATTGAAGATTGTAACATCAGAGATTGACACAACTCTTAACAAGGACCTCCACGTGATTCCTGGTATGGGTGAATTTGGAGACCGTTATTTTGGTACTGGTAGTCGAGTTACTCCTCCATAG